One window from the genome of Salmo salar chromosome ssa25, Ssal_v3.1, whole genome shotgun sequence encodes:
- the piga gene encoding phosphatidylinositol N-acetylglucosaminyltransferase subunit A translates to MGQRRRGAAVHAPPANRHPDGLTVAPQAPAKKHNICMVSDFFYPNMGGVESHIYQLSQCLIEKGHKVVIATHAYGCRKGVRYLTNGLKVYYLPLQVMYNQSTATTCFHSLPLLRCVFVRERITVVHAHSSFSAMGHDALFHAKTMGLNTVFTDHSLFGFADVSSVLTNKLLTVSLCDTNHIVCVSYTSKENTVLRAALDPEIVSVIPNAVDPTDFTPDPSQRYDDRITIVVVSRLVYRKGIDLLGGIIPELCLKHPDLHFLIGGEGPKRIVLEEVREKYQLHDRVRLLGALEHKDVRGVLVQGHIFLNTSLTEAFCMAIVEGASCGLQVVSTRVGGIPEVLPEDLITLCEPTVRSLCAGLDSVIARQRSGSVASPASIHAHVCTLYTWRNVAERTEKVYDRVAGEKVLALDRRLLRLRTHCGPVAGSIFAFFAVLDFLLLLLLRWLLPDCLIDVAMDATGPQGLWRQGLGDRKGTLSKSAMLTKEKPGGQNTKL, encoded by the exons ATGGGCCAGCGAAGGAGGGGGGCAGCTGTCCACGCTCCCCCAGCCAACAGACACCCTGATGGGCTCACAGTGGCTCCCCAGGCCCCTGCCAAGAAGCACAACATCTGCATGGTGTCAGACTTTTTTTACCCCAACATGGGAGGGGTGGAGAGCCACATCTACCAGCTGTCTCAGTGTCTGATAGAGAAGGGTCACAAGGTGGTGATCGCCACCCACGCCTACGGCTGCAGAAAGGGGGTCCGCTACCTGACCAACGGGCTCAAGGTGTACTACCTGCCCCTGCAGGTGATGTACAACCAGTCCACAGCTACCACCTGCTTCCACAGCCTGCCGCTGCTGCGCTGCGTGTTTGTCAGGGAGCGTATCACCGTGGTGCACGCCCACAGCTCCTTCTCCGCCATGGGCCACGATGCACTGTTCCACGCCAAGACCATGGGCCTCAACACG GTGTTTACTGACCACTCCCTCTTTGGTTTTGCTGATGTTAGCTCGGTGCTGACCAATAAGCTGCTGACGGTGTCTCTGTGCGACACCAATCACATTGTGTGCGTGTCGTACACCAGTAAGGAGAACACCGTGCTTAGGGCAGCACTTGACCCCGAGATTGTTTCTGTCATCCCCAACGCTGTCGACCCCACAGACTTCACCCCCGACCCTTCCCAGCGCTATGATGACAGGATCACCATCGTAGTGGTCAGCCGCCTCGTCTATCGTAAAG GAATAGATCTTCTGGGTGGGATCATCCCAGAGCTGTGCCTCAAACATCCCGATCTACAtttcctgattggtggagagggACCAAAGAGAATCGTGttggaggaagtgagagagaaatACCAGCTACACGACAG ggtgCGTCTCCTGGGGGCCCTTGAGCATAAGGATGTGCGGGGGGTCTTGGTCCAGGGACATATCTTCCTCAAcacctccctgaccgaggccTTCTGCATGGCTATAGTGGAGGGGGCCAGCTGTGGACTACAG gtggtAAGTACGCGTGTTGGAGGGATCCCTGAGGTTCTGCCTGAGGATCTGATCACCCTGTGTGAGCCCACCGTGCGTTCTCTTTGTGCCGGCCTGGACAGTGTCATCGCTAGGCAACGATCGGGCAGCGTCGCCTCCCCAGCTTCCATCCACGCCCACGTCTGCACCCTCTACACCTGGAGGAATGtcgcagagaggacagagaag GTGTATGACCGTGTGGCTGGGGAGAAGGTTCTTGCTCTGGACAGACGGCTGCTCAGACTGAGAACCCACTGTGGCCCTGTGGCAGGCTCCATCTTTGCCTTCTTCGCTGTCCTtgacttcctcctcctgctccttctccgCTGGCTCCTCCCAGACTGCCTCATAGACGTTGCCATGGACGCCACAGGCCCCCAGGGGCTATGGAGGCAGGGCTTGGGCGATAGGAAAGGAACTCTCTCTAAAAGTGCCATGTTGACAAAGGAGAAGCCAGGTGGTCAAAATACCAAGCTATGA